In Planctomycetia bacterium, one DNA window encodes the following:
- the smc gene encoding chromosome segregation protein SMC, translating into MILKRLTATGFKSFADKTEFDFGGGITCIVGPNGCGKSNVVDAIKWVLGEQSAKSLRGKQMMDVIFNGSGTRKSLGMAQVDLTFDNSDGRLPTDQTEVTVSRRLYRSGESEYLLNKQVCRLKDIRELFLDTGIGVDAYSVIEQGRVDVLLQANPTERRLIFEEAAGISKYKVRKKEAQRRLERVNQNLLRVQDIVEEVEKRLRSVKLAAGKARNYQAYVQELRELRSRYALAEYHRLREGRDTAERESTQLSDHATRLRTDLSNNEARSSEANVSIVDLERAISLTENRLLTATSQITAQEERIAAAERRIADQKELLARSQERLGGFDGQVTSLDSRLAEQDAVIQRIETELAAVHEELSRLADQDRTCAHETNETSTRLEDEKAGIIDLLRRTSQLHNEIQGLDLQHESLARQKSQLDERDAVLATELAEAMGRQQSHRARLGEIDALIADQTAKLNETKEKADAAASHRVQLIDQLAAAKEYRSGLESRRQLLAEQDRKHEGLLAGAREILERRDGDESGRTFCYVRGAVGELFEADVAHAGLVEAVLGNYEKYLVVTQRESLLADRDTLADLSGPVRAFSLDCVPPLVNGPDLSSQEGFVAKLIDWVRFPEDCAQLARYLLGRTYVVESIDVARRLAAIDPVAARFVTVEGIVWEPDGRVGIGPLGVGSGLISRRSELRELAKELTGVEERIASLSEQLRTSESEVSHLEQVQQSLRTAIYEANTQRVESAANLAAVDETVRQLSDERPLIAREVAVLVDQLGEMRTRQEASRQSLTQLETRSSESERMVEQLTAALAELQARRQQIGEAITAAKVRSGELTQQRAAANESARELQAARVQLLTERDQAARDVVEAQERIKQSQEQMAAAKAALDEHRTQHAALSREAAELRTNRDDLRSEVEQLAIDARRLRSDLESVEAQLHEKQLKLQELRVRLEDLVGRIQEELHVDLEAQYAGYTPQDDEDWPAVEAKIEELRQKIERLGSVNLDAIDEQGQLETRLEFLTGQLTDLRTSEKQLLELIDRLNVESQQRFIDTFKGVAEHFSALFKKLFGGGRAELLLLDEADVLECGIEIVARPPGKEPQSISLLSGGEKTMTAIALLMAVFRHRPSPFVLLDEVDAALDEANNVRFNHVVEEFSKLSQFIVITHSKRTMSIADTMYGVTMQEAGVSKRVSVRFDDEQQKASA; encoded by the coding sequence ATGATTCTCAAGCGACTGACGGCGACGGGCTTCAAGAGCTTCGCGGATAAGACTGAATTCGATTTCGGCGGTGGCATCACCTGCATCGTCGGGCCGAACGGCTGCGGCAAGTCCAACGTCGTCGACGCCATCAAATGGGTGCTCGGCGAGCAATCCGCCAAGAGCCTGCGCGGCAAGCAGATGATGGATGTCATCTTCAACGGTTCGGGCACGCGCAAGAGCCTCGGCATGGCCCAGGTGGATCTCACGTTCGACAATTCCGACGGGCGCCTGCCGACGGATCAGACCGAGGTGACCGTCTCGCGCCGGCTTTATCGCAGTGGTGAGAGCGAGTACTTGTTGAACAAGCAGGTGTGCCGTCTGAAGGACATCCGCGAGTTGTTTCTTGATACGGGCATCGGCGTCGATGCGTACAGCGTGATCGAGCAGGGTCGCGTCGACGTGCTGCTTCAGGCGAATCCGACCGAGCGGCGGCTGATCTTCGAAGAGGCCGCGGGCATCAGCAAGTACAAGGTGCGCAAAAAGGAGGCGCAGCGCCGGCTCGAGCGCGTGAATCAGAACCTGCTCCGCGTGCAGGACATCGTCGAAGAAGTCGAAAAGCGTCTGCGAAGCGTGAAACTGGCCGCCGGCAAGGCCCGGAACTACCAGGCATACGTCCAGGAATTACGCGAACTTCGCAGCCGATACGCCCTGGCGGAGTATCACCGCCTGCGCGAGGGGCGCGATACCGCGGAGCGAGAGTCGACCCAACTATCCGACCACGCGACCCGGTTGCGAACCGACCTGTCGAACAACGAAGCCCGCAGCAGCGAGGCCAACGTCAGCATCGTCGATCTCGAACGGGCCATTTCGCTCACCGAGAATCGCCTGCTGACGGCCACGTCGCAGATCACCGCGCAGGAGGAACGCATCGCGGCCGCCGAGCGCCGCATCGCCGATCAGAAGGAGCTTCTCGCGCGCTCCCAGGAGCGGCTGGGCGGTTTCGATGGACAAGTAACCTCGCTGGACAGCCGCCTCGCCGAGCAGGATGCGGTCATCCAGCGGATTGAGACGGAACTTGCGGCGGTCCACGAAGAACTCTCTCGCCTGGCCGATCAGGACCGCACCTGCGCTCACGAGACGAACGAAACGAGCACGCGGCTGGAGGACGAAAAGGCGGGCATCATCGACCTGCTGCGCCGCACCAGCCAGTTGCACAACGAGATCCAGGGGCTGGATCTACAACACGAATCGCTCGCGCGACAGAAATCGCAACTCGACGAGCGCGATGCGGTTCTCGCGACCGAGCTGGCCGAGGCGATGGGTCGCCAGCAATCACACCGCGCGCGGCTCGGCGAGATCGATGCCCTGATCGCCGATCAAACGGCAAAACTGAACGAGACGAAAGAAAAGGCCGACGCCGCGGCCAGCCACCGCGTGCAACTGATCGACCAGCTCGCGGCAGCGAAGGAATACCGCAGCGGCCTGGAGAGCCGGCGGCAGTTACTGGCCGAGCAGGATCGCAAGCACGAGGGCTTGCTCGCCGGCGCGCGGGAGATCCTCGAACGGCGCGACGGCGATGAATCGGGTCGCACGTTCTGTTACGTGCGCGGCGCGGTCGGCGAGTTGTTCGAGGCCGACGTGGCCCACGCCGGACTGGTCGAAGCGGTTCTCGGCAATTACGAAAAGTATCTGGTTGTCACGCAGCGCGAATCACTGCTCGCCGACCGCGACACGCTCGCCGATCTGTCCGGTCCGGTGCGGGCCTTCTCGCTGGACTGTGTGCCGCCGCTGGTGAACGGACCGGACCTGTCGAGCCAGGAGGGCTTCGTCGCAAAATTGATCGACTGGGTTCGCTTCCCGGAAGACTGCGCCCAACTTGCGCGGTACCTGCTGGGCCGAACCTATGTCGTGGAAAGCATCGACGTGGCCCGGCGGTTGGCGGCGATCGACCCGGTCGCAGCGCGATTCGTGACGGTCGAGGGCATCGTGTGGGAGCCGGATGGCCGCGTGGGAATCGGTCCGCTCGGCGTGGGGTCGGGCCTCATCAGCCGGCGCAGCGAATTGCGCGAGCTGGCCAAGGAACTGACGGGGGTCGAGGAGCGCATCGCATCACTTTCGGAGCAGCTCCGCACCAGCGAGAGCGAGGTCAGCCATCTCGAACAGGTGCAACAGAGCCTGCGTACGGCGATCTACGAGGCGAATACGCAACGCGTCGAATCCGCTGCGAATCTCGCGGCGGTGGATGAGACGGTACGGCAATTGTCGGACGAGCGGCCGCTGATCGCGCGCGAAGTGGCGGTGCTGGTCGATCAACTCGGCGAGATGCGGACCCGGCAGGAGGCCAGCCGCCAGTCGCTGACGCAGCTTGAAACCCGAAGCAGCGAAAGCGAGCGAATGGTCGAGCAATTGACCGCGGCGCTGGCCGAGTTGCAGGCGCGGCGGCAGCAGATCGGCGAAGCGATCACGGCGGCCAAGGTGCGCAGCGGCGAGTTGACGCAACAGCGCGCAGCGGCGAACGAAAGCGCTCGGGAGCTACAGGCGGCACGCGTGCAGTTGCTGACCGAGCGGGACCAGGCCGCGCGCGACGTCGTGGAGGCGCAGGAGCGCATCAAGCAATCGCAAGAGCAGATGGCCGCCGCGAAAGCGGCGCTTGACGAGCATCGCACGCAGCACGCGGCGCTTTCGCGCGAGGCGGCCGAGCTTCGCACGAATCGCGACGATCTGCGCAGCGAGGTCGAGCAACTGGCCATCGACGCCCGACGGCTGCGGAGCGATCTGGAATCCGTGGAAGCCCAGTTGCATGAGAAGCAACTGAAACTCCAGGAGCTGCGTGTGCGACTGGAGGATCTCGTCGGCCGCATTCAGGAGGAATTGCACGTTGATCTGGAGGCGCAGTACGCCGGCTACACGCCCCAGGACGACGAAGACTGGCCCGCGGTCGAAGCGAAAATCGAGGAGCTGCGGCAAAAGATCGAACGCCTCGGCAGCGTCAATCTCGACGCGATCGACGAACAGGGCCAGCTCGAGACGCGCCTGGAGTTCCTGACGGGCCAACTGACCGATCTGCGCACGAGCGAAAAGCAACTGCTGGAACTGATCGACCGGCTCAACGTCGAGTCGCAGCAGCGCTTCATCGACACGTTCAAGGGCGTGGCCGAGCATTTCTCCGCGCTCTTCAAGAAGCTCTTCGGCGGCGGCAGAGCCGAGTTGCTGCTCCTGGACGAGGCCGACGTGCTGGAGTGCGGCATCGAAATCGTAGCCCGCCCGCCGGGCAAGGAGCCGCAGAGCATCAGCCTGCTCTCCGGCGGCGAGAAGACCATGACCGCCATCGCCCTGCTGATGGCTGTGTTCCGCCATCGCCCGTCGCCGTTTGTGCTGCTTGACGAAGTCGACGCGGCCCTGGACGAGGCCAACAACGTGCGCTTCAACCACGTCGTGGAGGAGTTTTCGAAGCTCTCGCAGTTCATCGTCATCACGCACTCGAAGCGCACGATGAGCATCGCCGACACCATGTACGGCGTCACGATGCAGGAGGCGGGCGTCTCCAAGCGCGTGAGCGTCCGCTTCGACGACGAGCAGCAGAAAGCGTCGGCGTAA
- a CDS encoding methylmalonyl-CoA mutase produces the protein MRPSQTDIHPGEIGPHTTMSGRRLQTVYRPEDIAEVDYETHLGDPGQYPFTRGVHPDMYRGKLWTMRQFAGFGSARQTNERFKFLLSRGQTGLSTAFDLPTLMGRDADDPLSLGEVGRCGVAVSSLADYEVLFGGIDLGGVSVSMTINAPAAILIAFYVATADKQGVPRKSLRGTCQNDILKEFHAQNEFVFPPAESVRLVVDTIEFCQKELPQYNPVSISGYHIREAGSTAGQELAFTLGDGLAYAQACVDRGMDIDSFAPRLSFFFNSHNDFFEEIAKFRAARRLWAWYMKERFGAKNERSMWLRFHAQTAGCSLYSKQPHVNLMRVAYQAMAAVLGGCQSLHTNSMDETVCLPTEHAVTLALRTQQVLACETGVTNVVDPLGGSYFVEALTNQLEAEAREYIEHIEEMGGMIAAIENGYVRREIADAAYRYSAAVERGDKKLVGVTDYTDDDGPRIDMLKIPDAVEREVIADLKKMKAGRNDAMVKAALKRITDDARAGVNVMESLIAGAKAYATVGEMMQALEASLGRFDTGQVF, from the coding sequence ATGAGACCATCACAAACTGATATCCATCCCGGTGAGATCGGCCCGCACACGACCATGTCGGGCAGACGCTTGCAGACGGTCTATCGACCGGAGGACATCGCCGAAGTGGATTACGAAACGCACCTGGGCGATCCGGGGCAGTATCCCTTCACGCGCGGCGTGCACCCCGACATGTACCGCGGCAAGCTGTGGACCATGCGGCAGTTCGCCGGTTTTGGCAGCGCGCGCCAGACCAACGAGCGGTTCAAGTTTCTCCTCTCGCGCGGCCAGACGGGTCTTTCGACCGCGTTCGATTTGCCAACCCTCATGGGCCGTGACGCGGATGATCCCCTTTCGCTCGGCGAGGTCGGACGATGCGGCGTGGCCGTCTCCTCGCTGGCCGATTACGAAGTGCTGTTCGGCGGCATCGATCTGGGCGGCGTCAGCGTCTCGATGACCATCAACGCCCCGGCCGCGATTCTCATCGCCTTCTACGTTGCCACGGCCGACAAGCAGGGCGTGCCCCGCAAGAGTTTGCGCGGCACCTGCCAGAACGATATTCTCAAGGAGTTCCACGCGCAGAATGAGTTTGTCTTCCCGCCGGCAGAGAGCGTGCGGCTTGTGGTGGACACAATCGAGTTCTGCCAGAAAGAACTGCCGCAGTACAACCCGGTGAGCATCAGCGGCTATCACATCCGCGAGGCCGGATCGACAGCCGGACAGGAACTGGCTTTTACCCTCGGCGATGGTTTGGCATACGCGCAGGCGTGCGTCGATCGCGGCATGGATATAGATTCGTTCGCGCCGCGGTTGAGTTTCTTCTTCAACAGCCACAATGACTTTTTCGAGGAGATCGCCAAGTTCCGCGCGGCCCGGCGGCTGTGGGCGTGGTACATGAAGGAGCGATTCGGCGCGAAGAACGAGCGGTCGATGTGGCTGCGCTTCCACGCACAAACGGCCGGATGCAGCCTGTATTCCAAGCAGCCGCACGTGAACCTGATGCGCGTGGCGTATCAGGCGATGGCGGCGGTGCTGGGCGGCTGCCAGAGCCTGCACACGAACAGCATGGACGAGACGGTGTGTCTGCCGACCGAGCACGCCGTGACGCTGGCGCTTCGGACGCAGCAGGTGCTGGCCTGCGAGACGGGCGTGACGAACGTGGTCGATCCGCTGGGTGGAAGTTACTTCGTCGAGGCCCTGACCAATCAGTTGGAGGCCGAGGCCCGCGAGTACATCGAGCACATCGAGGAGATGGGCGGCATGATCGCAGCGATTGAAAACGGGTACGTGCGGCGCGAAATCGCCGACGCGGCCTACCGCTACAGCGCAGCGGTTGAACGCGGCGACAAGAAGCTGGTGGGCGTGACGGACTACACCGACGACGACGGCCCACGGATCGACATGCTGAAGATTCCCGACGCGGTGGAGCGCGAGGTCATCGCCGACTTGAAGAAGATGAAGGCCGGCCGCAACGACGCGATGGTGAAGGCGGCGTTGAAGCGCATCACCGACGACGCGCGGGCGGGGGTGAATGTGATGGAATCGCTGATCGCCGGAGCGAAGGCGTACGCGACGGTGGGAGAGATGATGCAGGCGCTCGAAGCGTCGCTGGGGCGGTTCGATACGGGGCAGGTGTTCTAA
- a CDS encoding chloride channel protein — MPLPRINALWSRFRQPLPKPAARWSRLFALGVLVGVLGGLAAAAFEWSLHHATLFLIGRVTHLGSPEVLRFDWRVLVLPAVGGMISGLLVKWFCPQSARGHGTDALIRAFHHHQGVLPLRGPAVKAVANVAVLSCGGSTGPEGPNAALGASIGSAVGVVFRLAPRERRAMLIAGCAAAVGAIFRCPLGGALFATSVLYQEEEFESDAIVPSFVASVLGYSVFMTLWGGLGQPEYLIRGADQLAFGSIQDLLAYAALGPLCGLGAILFTRTLRLVEDTIMPRVRLPLWITPAVGGLATGTIACVFPQVMDGRYAFIQGAVDGMTKTDVSAGAWAGLLALIIVFKCLATATTVGSGGSGGALGPSVFLGGVIGAFLGAMIDAIDPGMMGSSSGLRPALVAVGMGGVLAATMRTPLASIVMVTEMTGGFGLIVPLMLVCVSAYVIGRKWGLSREQVRTSVQSPAHAGDAIVRLLESWRVDEIMDRVWPETISPGATLREIVSRLTPGTRPVFAVAEGGELLGLISTTDIQRIMNEPALAEAIIAADMMTRRLVTVQADDDVYSSLDAFRRSDHDVLPVLTAPPERRWIGMLSRRRVLEAVRDHMAGVQRLMFREHAGLRTMEEDARLEQLGLGIAPARRDLVQRLTVPSDAVGRSLRETDFRRAHGAQVIAIEQPDGSLQCPPNLDAPLEADQRLLVVTADGGVRRDSEKG; from the coding sequence ATGCCCCTCCCGCGTATTAACGCCTTATGGTCGCGCTTTCGACAGCCCCTCCCCAAGCCCGCCGCCCGCTGGAGCAGGCTCTTCGCGCTCGGCGTGCTGGTCGGTGTGCTCGGTGGGCTGGCCGCCGCGGCCTTTGAATGGTCGCTCCACCATGCGACGCTTTTCCTGATCGGCCGCGTCACGCATCTCGGCTCGCCAGAAGTCTTGCGATTCGATTGGCGCGTCCTTGTTCTGCCGGCGGTCGGCGGCATGATCTCCGGTCTGCTTGTCAAATGGTTCTGCCCCCAGAGCGCTCGCGGTCACGGCACCGACGCCCTCATCCGCGCGTTTCACCATCATCAGGGCGTCCTTCCCCTTCGCGGACCGGCTGTGAAGGCCGTCGCAAACGTCGCCGTGCTTTCCTGCGGCGGATCGACCGGCCCCGAAGGTCCCAACGCGGCACTGGGCGCTTCCATCGGTTCGGCCGTTGGCGTCGTCTTCCGGCTCGCACCGCGCGAGCGCCGGGCGATGCTGATCGCCGGTTGCGCGGCCGCCGTCGGCGCGATCTTCCGATGCCCCCTGGGCGGCGCGCTATTTGCTACAAGCGTCTTATATCAGGAGGAAGAGTTCGAGTCCGACGCGATCGTGCCGTCGTTTGTCGCCTCCGTGCTGGGGTACTCCGTCTTCATGACGCTGTGGGGCGGCCTGGGGCAGCCGGAGTACCTGATTCGCGGCGCCGATCAACTCGCTTTCGGCTCGATTCAGGACCTGCTCGCATACGCCGCCCTCGGCCCGCTTTGCGGACTGGGCGCGATTCTCTTCACGCGCACCCTGCGGCTCGTTGAAGACACCATCATGCCGCGCGTGCGACTCCCGCTCTGGATCACCCCCGCCGTCGGCGGTCTCGCCACCGGCACGATCGCTTGCGTCTTTCCGCAGGTCATGGACGGCCGCTACGCCTTCATCCAGGGCGCGGTGGACGGCATGACCAAGACCGACGTCAGCGCCGGCGCCTGGGCCGGTCTGCTCGCGCTGATCATCGTCTTCAAATGCCTTGCGACGGCGACCACGGTCGGCAGCGGCGGATCGGGCGGCGCACTGGGGCCTTCCGTCTTTCTTGGAGGCGTGATCGGCGCGTTTCTCGGCGCGATGATCGACGCGATCGATCCGGGCATGATGGGGTCAAGCTCCGGACTGCGCCCCGCGCTGGTCGCCGTCGGCATGGGCGGCGTCCTCGCGGCCACCATGCGCACCCCGCTGGCGAGCATCGTCATGGTTACGGAAATGACCGGCGGATTCGGGCTGATCGTGCCGCTGATGCTGGTGTGTGTCAGCGCCTACGTCATCGGCCGCAAATGGGGTTTGAGCCGCGAGCAGGTGCGGACGAGCGTGCAATCGCCGGCCCACGCGGGCGACGCCATCGTGCGATTGCTTGAGTCGTGGCGCGTGGACGAAATCATGGACCGCGTCTGGCCCGAGACGATTTCTCCCGGCGCGACCCTGCGCGAGATAGTCAGCAGACTGACGCCCGGCACACGCCCGGTCTTCGCCGTCGCCGAAGGCGGCGAACTGCTCGGATTGATCTCAACGACCGACATCCAGCGCATCATGAATGAACCCGCCCTGGCCGAAGCGATCATCGCCGCGGACATGATGACGCGGCGGTTGGTCACCGTGCAGGCCGATGATGACGTTTATTCGTCACTCGATGCGTTTCGCCGGAGCGACCACGATGTCTTGCCGGTGTTGACCGCGCCCCCCGAGCGGCGATGGATCGGCATGTTGAGCCGCCGGCGCGTGCTCGAAGCCGTGCGCGATCACATGGCCGGCGTGCAACGACTGATGTTTCGCGAGCATGCCGGACTTCGCACAATGGAGGAGGATGCGCGATTGGAACAACTCGGTCTGGGAATCGCTCCGGCCCGTCGCGATCTCGTGCAACGCCTCACCGTCCCGTCCGACGCCGTCGGCCGATCTCTCCGCGAGACCGACTTCCGCCGCGCGCACGGCGCGCAGGTCATCGCCATCGAACAGCCCGACGGCTCGCTCCAGTGCCCACCCAACCTCGATGCTCCGCTTGAGGCGGATCAGCGGCTGCTGGTCGTCACCGCAGACGGCGGCGTACGCCGGGACTCCGAGAAAGGATGA
- a CDS encoding sigma-70 family RNA polymerase sigma factor, whose amino-acid sequence MSHSVLTRLRSGDPDAGRLLDELYRPAMLRFCLGYLHDPMESEDAVQEIFWRVLRSDALPDNFRPWLYKIARNHCVAVLRERKRHHADRNPLPTESIPLDQSGYLTRLVRAEAQHRLAALLAQLSPEENELLRLRYTEGLSRKDVAEVMDEPETTIKSRLFEAIEKLRKLAGASETSSR is encoded by the coding sequence ATGTCGCACAGCGTTCTCACGCGATTGCGAAGCGGCGATCCCGACGCGGGTCGACTTCTCGATGAACTCTACCGTCCGGCGATGCTGCGTTTCTGCCTCGGCTACCTGCACGACCCGATGGAATCCGAGGATGCCGTGCAGGAAATCTTCTGGCGCGTGCTGCGGTCCGACGCCCTGCCCGACAACTTCCGCCCGTGGTTGTACAAGATTGCGCGCAATCACTGCGTCGCCGTGCTGCGCGAACGCAAACGCCACCACGCCGACCGCAACCCCCTGCCGACCGAATCCATCCCGCTCGATCAGAGCGGTTACCTGACGCGCCTGGTGCGCGCCGAAGCACAGCACCGCCTCGCCGCTTTGCTGGCACAACTCTCGCCCGAGGAAAACGAACTGCTTCGCCTGCGCTACACCGAGGGCCTCTCACGCAAAGACGTCGCGGAGGTGATGGACGAGCCGGAAACGACCATCAAATCGCGACTGTTTGAGGCGATTGAGAAGCTCCGCAAACTTGCGGGGGCAAGTGAAACGTCAAGTCGTTGA
- a CDS encoding serine/threonine protein kinase, with protein MTCPVSDQQLFSWIDRNADELEAHLATCDECRAKSQNMLSLIRDVSRAPADAPAHWPSRIRDYTIHRMIGRGGQGWVFEAQQESPRRLVALKIVRGDAFPTEEDGRRLHREAQTLARLRHPGIAAVYEAGRTEDGRQFFAMELVQGVPLIDYARNHDLSLERRLALFQKVCEALEYAHQRGVIHRDLKPSNILVEEGDQPKLVDFGLARAAATEADRHVVTTLMDGGGIMGTLPYISPEQARGDATDIDARSDLYSLGVILYELLTDKLPYSLKLDSPHVAIQTICEQTPTRPSHHNRRLPPELDIITLKALEKEPTQRYDSVADLAHDIGLFLDGKPIMARRPSLAYRARKLVARNKLTTFLIATILLLAGGSAAWIRVLYERAAEQTLSFAQPLTAWEIQERRRQLERSDPQAAISRINAAELLRGLGAFEEAESICRKVIDAQGEAGAESREALYAKVMLGRVLMDRGSPGEAQPILRDALRLLTKNHKDQKKEIASARAALGQCLSRLGFYPEAAGYLEMAYPTIVETFGPRDARTREVIQAMIDLYDGWGMPDKAAEYRLLRQRIAAPAPAPEQDTTGTPSAHQNRLPAGARP; from the coding sequence ATGACCTGTCCAGTATCCGACCAGCAATTGTTCAGTTGGATCGACCGCAACGCGGACGAGCTGGAAGCCCACCTCGCCACCTGCGACGAATGTCGCGCCAAATCGCAGAACATGCTCTCGCTGATCCGCGACGTCTCCCGCGCCCCGGCCGACGCGCCGGCTCACTGGCCCAGCCGAATTCGCGACTACACCATCCATCGCATGATCGGCCGCGGCGGGCAGGGCTGGGTCTTTGAGGCCCAGCAGGAATCACCCCGCCGGCTCGTCGCACTCAAAATCGTCCGCGGCGACGCCTTCCCCACCGAGGAGGACGGCCGCCGGCTGCACCGCGAGGCCCAGACGCTGGCGCGCCTGCGACATCCCGGCATCGCGGCGGTGTACGAGGCCGGCCGCACGGAGGATGGTCGACAATTCTTCGCGATGGAGCTGGTCCAGGGCGTCCCGCTCATCGACTATGCTCGAAACCACGATCTCTCGCTCGAGCGGCGGCTGGCGCTCTTCCAAAAAGTCTGCGAAGCGCTTGAGTATGCTCACCAGCGCGGCGTGATCCATCGCGACCTGAAACCGTCCAATATCCTTGTCGAAGAGGGCGACCAGCCCAAGCTTGTGGATTTCGGCCTGGCCCGCGCCGCGGCGACCGAGGCCGATCGCCACGTTGTCACCACGCTCATGGACGGCGGCGGCATCATGGGGACGTTGCCGTACATCAGCCCGGAACAGGCGCGGGGCGACGCCACGGATATCGACGCGCGGAGTGATCTGTATTCCCTCGGGGTCATTCTCTACGAGTTGCTCACCGACAAACTCCCCTATTCCTTGAAGCTCGATTCGCCCCATGTCGCGATTCAAACAATCTGCGAGCAGACGCCGACGCGTCCCAGCCATCACAATCGCCGGCTTCCGCCCGAGTTGGACATCATCACGCTCAAAGCGCTGGAGAAAGAGCCGACCCAGCGCTACGACTCCGTCGCCGACCTCGCGCACGACATCGGCCTGTTTCTCGACGGCAAGCCGATCATGGCGCGCCGCCCCAGCCTGGCCTATCGCGCGCGAAAGCTCGTCGCACGCAACAAGCTCACGACATTCCTGATCGCCACGATTCTGCTGCTCGCCGGCGGGTCGGCCGCATGGATTCGCGTACTGTACGAACGTGCCGCGGAGCAGACCCTATCCTTCGCGCAGCCGCTGACGGCCTGGGAAATTCAGGAACGCCGCCGGCAGCTCGAGCGCTCCGATCCGCAGGCCGCCATCAGCCGCATCAACGCGGCCGAACTGCTTCGAGGTCTCGGCGCGTTCGAAGAGGCCGAGTCGATCTGTCGCAAGGTGATTGACGCCCAGGGTGAGGCGGGCGCCGAATCGCGCGAAGCGCTCTACGCCAAAGTCATGCTCGGCCGCGTGCTCATGGATCGCGGCAGCCCCGGCGAGGCGCAGCCCATCCTGCGGGACGCGTTGCGCTTGCTGACAAAAAATCACAAGGACCAGAAAAAAGAAATCGCCAGCGCCCGCGCAGCGCTGGGGCAATGCCTGTCGCGACTGGGCTTCTACCCCGAGGCCGCTGGATACCTCGAGATGGCTTATCCCACCATCGTCGAGACGTTCGGCCCGCGCGACGCGCGGACACGAGAAGTGATTCAGGCGATGATCGATCTCTACGACGGTTGGGGGATGCCGGACAAAGCCGCCGAATACCGCCTGCTTCGTCAGCGGATCGCCGCCCCCGCGCCCGCTCCGGAGCAAGACACGACGGGGACGCCCTCCGCCCATCAGAACCGACTCCCCGCGGGCGCCCGGCCCTGA
- a CDS encoding TIGR00730 family Rossman fold protein gives MTSNHRLYRDPAHETWRVFRIMSEFVDGFETMSQIGQAVSVFGSARLGPNTQEYQSAERLARKLVERGFAIITGGGPGIMEAANKGAFQAGGVSVGLNITLPHEQEANPYQTISMEFNHFFARKVMFVKYAMGLVCFPGGFGTLDEFFEAMTLIQTEKSPRFPVVLIGSEFWTPLQAFMRDTLLNRYQAISPADLDLFIITDDLDAAADHLRATVDQCFGDLRPPTVSEEIAMPREKQITGEGMRFGRSPRRAPLQYE, from the coding sequence ATGACCAGCAACCACCGGCTCTATCGCGATCCAGCCCATGAAACCTGGCGAGTCTTCCGCATCATGTCGGAGTTCGTCGACGGATTCGAGACCATGAGCCAGATCGGGCAGGCCGTCAGCGTGTTCGGATCGGCCCGGCTCGGCCCCAACACGCAGGAATACCAGTCCGCGGAGCGCCTGGCGCGCAAGCTCGTCGAGCGGGGCTTCGCGATCATCACCGGCGGCGGCCCGGGCATCATGGAAGCGGCCAACAAGGGCGCGTTTCAGGCCGGCGGCGTCAGCGTCGGATTGAACATCACGCTGCCGCACGAGCAGGAGGCCAACCCGTATCAGACGATCAGCATGGAGTTCAATCATTTCTTCGCGCGAAAGGTGATGTTCGTGAAATACGCGATGGGGCTTGTGTGTTTTCCCGGCGGCTTCGGGACGCTGGACGAGTTCTTCGAGGCCATGACGCTGATCCAGACGGAGAAATCGCCGCGGTTCCCGGTGGTCCTGATCGGCTCGGAGTTCTGGACGCCGCTCCAGGCGTTCATGCGCGATACATTGCTGAATCGCTATCAGGCCATTTCGCCCGCGGACCTCGATCTGTTCATCATCACCGACGACCTCGACGCCGCCGCCGATCATCTGCGGGCGACCGTGGATCAGTGTTTCGGCGACTTGCGCCCGCCCACGGTTTCCGAAGAAATCGCGATGCCGCGCGAGAAACAAATCACCGGCGAAGGGATGCGTTTCGGACGCAGCCCGCGCCGCGCCCCCCTGCAATACGAATAA